A single region of the Solwaraspora sp. WMMD791 genome encodes:
- a CDS encoding histidine kinase: MPPVSTSPDLSTSQRRPASPYRWTLLDLAVATAVATIAWQYRASLADLVIGLGMAVALVWRRRRPMTVMLVVAGLAAAQLLVALSVPEFYDVAVLIAMAAVVTHADRQWHAVLAGGITLVGVAVLAVDAKLLADDYQVPGLADFSEYGVLMLICVALWLTAYMLRSRKEQTAVAAERAAAAERERDQLARLAAADERAAIARELHDVVAHSLAVMTVQADGASYMIDLDTEQARKAMITIGDTGRDALEDMRRIVAVLRGVDASPAASQPGTAGVAGTPDDTDRRRAGIAQLSALIERTRGAGLVVELSIDGDPARLSPAEELTMFRVVQESLTNTLRYSGPGTAVTVTVRIDADTAELTVIDDGRGTVATRPTTARPTTARSTAGPASGGNGLLGMRERVAVHGGEVTAGPRPTGGWQVAAVLPIRSPARAGTEPTEVTS, encoded by the coding sequence ATGCCCCCCGTGTCGACGTCGCCGGACCTGTCGACGTCACAGCGCCGGCCGGCGTCGCCGTACCGGTGGACGTTGCTCGACCTGGCGGTCGCGACGGCGGTGGCCACCATCGCCTGGCAGTACCGGGCCTCGCTGGCCGACCTGGTGATCGGCCTCGGCATGGCGGTGGCGCTGGTGTGGCGCCGCCGCCGTCCGATGACCGTCATGCTGGTCGTCGCCGGCCTGGCCGCGGCACAGCTGCTGGTCGCCCTCAGCGTGCCGGAGTTCTACGACGTCGCGGTGCTGATCGCGATGGCCGCGGTGGTGACCCACGCCGACCGGCAGTGGCACGCCGTACTGGCCGGCGGGATCACCCTGGTCGGCGTCGCCGTGCTCGCCGTCGACGCCAAGCTGCTCGCCGACGACTACCAGGTGCCCGGCCTCGCCGACTTCAGCGAGTACGGCGTCCTGATGCTGATCTGCGTGGCGCTCTGGCTGACCGCGTACATGTTGCGCAGCCGCAAGGAACAGACGGCGGTCGCCGCCGAGCGGGCGGCGGCCGCCGAACGGGAACGCGACCAGCTTGCCCGGCTGGCCGCCGCCGACGAACGGGCCGCGATCGCCCGGGAGCTGCACGACGTCGTCGCCCACAGCCTGGCGGTGATGACGGTGCAGGCGGACGGCGCCAGCTACATGATCGACCTGGACACGGAGCAGGCCCGCAAGGCCATGATCACCATCGGTGACACCGGCCGCGACGCGCTGGAGGACATGCGCCGCATCGTCGCCGTGCTGCGCGGGGTCGACGCGTCACCGGCCGCCTCGCAGCCCGGGACGGCCGGGGTGGCCGGAACGCCCGACGACACCGATCGGCGTCGGGCCGGAATTGCCCAGCTCAGCGCCCTGATCGAGCGGACCAGGGGGGCCGGTCTCGTCGTCGAGCTGAGCATCGACGGCGATCCGGCCCGGTTGTCACCCGCCGAGGAGCTGACCATGTTCCGGGTGGTGCAGGAGTCGCTGACCAACACCCTGCGATACTCGGGTCCCGGCACGGCTGTCACCGTGACCGTCCGGATCGATGCGGACACCGCCGAGCTGACGGTGATCGACGATGGCCGAGGGACGGTCGCCACCCGGCCGACCACTGCCCGGCCCACCACTGCCCGATCGACCGCCGGACCGGCGTCCGGCGGAAACGGCCTGCTCGGCATGCGGGAGCGGGTGGCCGTGCACGGCGGCGAGGTGACCGCCGGACCGCGGCCGACCGGCGGCTGGCAGGTCGCCGCCGTACTGCCGATCAGGTCCCCGGCGCGGGCCGGGACGGAGCCGACGGAGGTGACGTCGTGA
- a CDS encoding SigE family RNA polymerase sigma factor — protein MTGVRTVEPAADGLPVRPPTPATPAGGPVARWAAARRGQRAVRDEAFTAFVVDAAPRLRRTAYLMCRDWHLAQDLTQITFTRMYAAWARIWPAANLDAYSRRVLVNAVADTMKRRSRTELVLAEPPEPSVPAPAAAPDLQVTLLRVLAELPVRDRAVLVLRHWEDRSVESVAEILGMTTSAVKMTSMRALQRLRTALGEDFPTS, from the coding sequence ATGACCGGCGTACGGACCGTGGAGCCGGCCGCCGACGGGCTGCCGGTGCGACCGCCGACCCCGGCGACCCCGGCGGGCGGTCCGGTGGCCCGCTGGGCGGCGGCCCGTCGAGGGCAGCGGGCAGTCCGCGACGAGGCGTTCACGGCGTTCGTCGTCGACGCGGCACCCCGGCTGCGGCGGACCGCGTACCTGATGTGCCGGGACTGGCACCTGGCGCAGGACCTGACCCAGATCACCTTCACCCGGATGTACGCCGCGTGGGCGCGGATCTGGCCGGCGGCGAACCTGGACGCCTACAGCCGGCGGGTGCTGGTCAACGCGGTCGCGGACACGATGAAGCGGCGCAGCCGTACCGAACTGGTGCTCGCCGAGCCGCCCGAACCGTCGGTCCCGGCGCCGGCCGCCGCACCCGACCTGCAGGTCACGTTGCTGCGTGTGCTGGCCGAGCTGCCGGTACGCGACCGGGCGGTGCTGGTGCTGCGGCACTGGGAGGACCGCAGCGTGGAATCCGTCGCCGAGATCCTCGGGATGACCACGTCGGCGGTGAAGATGACCAGCATGCGGGCGCTGCAGCGGCTGCGTACCGCGCTCGGGGAGGACTTCCCGACCAGCTGA
- a CDS encoding permease-like cell division protein FtsX yields the protein MDQLRTHFEQAFDGEPPPATPGEELARAAMAGGARLRRRRRLTIGGAAVAVTALAAVAAGLAVPVRDAPAPIPAPAAMGPMGSGICAATTADDPATEVAVFLDAQVTDEQRAAIDVALRADPRLSTVRYESRQQAYDRFRELYRNPSPGHVVAESDLVEQVTVDQFPESFRLTLVDPNTYPQMELTLRALPGVDDVISSFCPPRATQREGE from the coding sequence ATGGACCAGCTACGTACCCACTTCGAGCAGGCATTCGACGGCGAGCCGCCACCGGCGACGCCGGGCGAGGAACTGGCCCGCGCCGCGATGGCCGGCGGTGCCCGGCTGCGCCGCCGCCGACGGCTCACCATCGGTGGTGCCGCCGTCGCGGTGACCGCCCTCGCCGCTGTCGCGGCCGGCCTGGCGGTGCCCGTCCGGGACGCACCGGCCCCCATTCCCGCGCCGGCGGCGATGGGCCCGATGGGCTCCGGGATCTGCGCTGCGACAACCGCCGACGACCCGGCCACTGAAGTCGCCGTCTTTCTGGATGCCCAGGTCACCGACGAGCAACGGGCCGCCATCGACGTGGCGTTGCGCGCCGACCCACGGCTGTCGACCGTCCGGTACGAGAGTCGGCAGCAGGCGTACGACAGGTTCCGGGAGCTGTACCGGAATCCGTCACCGGGCCACGTCGTCGCGGAATCTGACCTGGTGGAGCAGGTCACCGTCGACCAGTTTCCCGAGTCTTTCCGGCTCACCCTGGTCGACCCGAACACCTATCCGCAGATGGAGCTGACGCTACGGGCGTTACCCGGCGTCGATGATGTCATCAGCAGCTTCTGCCCGCCCCGTGCGACCCAGCGGGAGGGCGAATGA
- a CDS encoding sulfatase-like hydrolase/transferase produces MILSSATHSDAPAADTPTPQTAAEVADEPTTPAEPTQQVEPTEARAEAEAAADTPVPAAAVPWRQRVRRTVGWAVSALAVAGLLAAMTLPYQRDLVVPAAFARIPLEAVVAAALLLVLPGRLRTPVAAGLGVLLGVLTVLKVADMGFFSVLARPFDPVMDWGLLADGYRFIDASYGRAAAVGAAVGAVLLTGAVLALAVFATLRTARLLAGHRRVGGGVVGALAAGWLVFALLGTTVTVYEEEQVTFALPVADRATARLAYDHTLQVGASLRDRQEFAELAAVDAFRDVPGDELLTALRGKDVLLAFVESYGRDAVTAPEFAPYVADVLDDGSQRLAAQGFGSRSAFLTSSTVGGSSWLAHGSTLSGLWVDNQQRYHSLVTSDRLTLTRAFGRAGWRVSGFFPGNSRAWPEGAFFGYDQVYDSRNMGYAGDRFAFASIPDQYVLSAFDRFERQAAEGPVMAEVALLSSHAPWTPVPQLVNWNTVRDGAVFDRQEMAADQENRSVEESLRDDYPRAVGYSLSTIISYIEARGDDDLVVVFLGDHQPSPVVTGPSASHDVPVTIVSRDPAVLDLVADWDWQDGLRPDGQAPVWQMDQFRDRFLTAFR; encoded by the coding sequence GTGATCTTGTCCTCCGCCACGCACTCCGACGCTCCCGCTGCTGACACGCCGACCCCGCAGACCGCAGCCGAGGTAGCGGACGAGCCGACGACGCCAGCCGAGCCGACGCAGCAGGTCGAGCCGACGGAGGCAAGGGCAGAAGCGGAGGCGGCGGCGGACACACCGGTGCCGGCTGCGGCCGTCCCCTGGCGGCAGCGGGTACGGCGTACCGTCGGCTGGGCGGTCAGTGCGCTGGCGGTGGCCGGTCTGCTGGCGGCGATGACGCTGCCGTACCAGCGGGACCTCGTGGTGCCGGCGGCGTTCGCCCGGATCCCGCTGGAGGCGGTCGTGGCGGCCGCGCTGCTGCTGGTGCTGCCCGGTCGGCTGCGTACCCCGGTGGCGGCCGGGCTCGGTGTCCTGCTCGGGGTGCTGACCGTGCTCAAGGTCGCCGACATGGGTTTCTTCTCCGTGCTGGCCCGCCCGTTCGACCCGGTGATGGACTGGGGACTGCTGGCCGACGGGTACCGGTTCATCGACGCCTCGTACGGGCGGGCGGCGGCGGTCGGCGCGGCCGTCGGTGCCGTACTGCTCACCGGCGCGGTGCTGGCGCTTGCGGTGTTCGCCACGCTGCGCACGGCCCGGCTGCTGGCCGGGCACCGACGGGTCGGCGGCGGGGTGGTCGGCGCGTTGGCGGCCGGCTGGCTGGTGTTCGCCCTGCTCGGTACGACGGTGACCGTCTACGAGGAGGAGCAGGTCACGTTCGCGCTGCCGGTGGCGGACCGGGCCACCGCCCGGCTGGCGTACGACCACACGCTGCAGGTCGGTGCGAGTCTGCGGGACCGGCAGGAGTTCGCCGAGCTGGCGGCAGTGGACGCGTTCCGCGACGTGCCCGGTGACGAACTGCTGACCGCGCTGCGCGGCAAGGACGTGCTGTTGGCGTTCGTGGAGAGCTACGGCCGGGACGCGGTGACCGCCCCGGAGTTCGCCCCGTACGTCGCGGACGTGCTCGACGACGGTTCGCAGCGGCTGGCCGCGCAGGGGTTCGGTTCGCGCAGCGCGTTCCTGACCTCGTCGACGGTCGGCGGCAGCAGCTGGCTGGCGCACGGCAGCACCCTGTCCGGGCTGTGGGTGGACAACCAGCAGCGGTACCACAGCCTGGTCACCAGCGACCGGTTGACGCTGACCCGGGCGTTCGGTCGCGCCGGCTGGCGGGTGTCGGGCTTCTTCCCTGGCAACTCGCGGGCCTGGCCGGAAGGGGCGTTCTTCGGCTACGACCAGGTGTACGACTCGCGCAACATGGGCTACGCCGGTGACCGGTTCGCCTTCGCCTCGATCCCGGACCAGTACGTCCTGTCGGCGTTCGACCGTTTCGAGCGTCAGGCCGCCGAAGGGCCGGTGATGGCCGAGGTGGCGTTGCTGTCCAGTCATGCGCCGTGGACGCCGGTGCCGCAGCTGGTCAACTGGAACACGGTGCGCGACGGCGCGGTCTTCGACCGCCAGGAGATGGCCGCGGACCAGGAGAACCGGTCCGTGGAGGAGAGTCTGCGCGACGACTACCCGAGGGCCGTCGGGTACTCGTTGAGCACGATCATCTCGTACATCGAGGCGCGCGGGGACGACGATCTCGTGGTGGTCTTCCTCGGCGACCACCAGCCGTCGCCGGTGGTGACGGGCCCGAGCGCCAGCCACGACGTACCGGTGACCATCGTGTCCCGGGATCCGGCGGTGCTCGACCTCGTCGCCGACTGGGACTGGCAGGACGGGTTGCGGCCGGACGGGCAGGCTCCGGTGTGGCAGATGGACCAGTTCCGGGACCGGTTCCTGACCGCGTTCCGCTGA
- a CDS encoding M12 family metallo-peptidase — protein MRTPSTPIPPTAGGQSPPAPGTGRSRNRRLVVLLVAVVAAALLPAVGPTGAAVAAPERGTPIADSPWATLDEAPTASRSGRAPDIEARRLAAYTLDRDAIAAQLDRAPDESARAAATAPLVLTVPDPDGALQRFEVVNSPVMQDGLAAAHPEIQTYAGTGLDDPTATIRADLTPLGFHASVRSSNGSWYVDPYHRDQSVYASYYAHDLVNRHGDLIERADVGAAAEQIGEEIDQAQADEPAGPLVQLRTYRLAFLTDPSYATYFGAENVTAAKVTLINRVTQIYEDETAIRLVLINDTDKTNLNTAELATGPNGPCGSAPCFTEANLTGCSGATLNRNRIVLGQLVGASNFDVGHIGFGLPGGGVAGLGVVGGDGKARGCTGLPNPVGDFYAVDYVAHEIGHQFAGNHTFNGTQWNCSGSNRSAANSYEPGSGSSIMAYAGICQQDNLQPHSDPYWSQRSYHEITTFVNSSRPAINEVQTVSLRDFDTDGDAFTISYGGQSSAPIVRGVNYTTAGIKAAIEAIGGWPAGATVSVAAFGGLGALNDTGFQVTFNGGAVAQTNVPALGLTGFVGADGFVGETAKGGPVDNGGWQVTETTNHAPVVSVPASFTIPVRTPFALTGSATDADGDPLTYMWEQNDRGGILGGSTAGTALTDNVKTNGPLFRVFGTSALVSPQDTQQYYSPGLNAVDDDPTRVFPDMAQILAGNTNAKTGACPAAPEPPASGSASNLTQTLVDCYSEFLPTADWVGYNNDRTMHFKLTARDGRVGGGGVGNAETAVVLAPQAGPFLVTSQPTPSFYLGGSTQEVTWDVAGTDAAPVNAAQVKISLSTDGAKTFPYVLAEAVPNTGSATVTLPNIDTTTGRIKIEAVGNVFFDLNDADIRISQVRSAELAYTGDTLVHPVAGADTAQVLLRAAVGAEAGDVRGAQFAFTTGDTTLCTTEVKLWGSEVTGGVASCTATLPVGNHPVTATVDGRYTGAVTATVTVAPSTGLRISGDGYLRSGSTAGAYPLDPEHRVEVSLDGRITNVGELAGKVLVGYRSGDTRYKFQGAVLESYGATTVAGVPAAQLRYQVTLFDLSTPQQPVPVATGLTMRVTATDAGGPGRRDTIGITVWDGDTLMFSSSWTGTATEEVNLTASGGDLVID, from the coding sequence TTGCGGACCCCCTCGACACCGATCCCCCCGACAGCGGGTGGCCAGTCGCCACCGGCACCCGGGACCGGCCGGTCCCGTAACCGGCGGCTGGTCGTCCTGCTCGTCGCTGTCGTCGCGGCGGCGCTGCTGCCCGCCGTCGGCCCGACCGGTGCGGCCGTCGCCGCCCCGGAGCGTGGTACGCCGATCGCCGACTCCCCATGGGCGACACTCGACGAGGCGCCGACGGCGAGCCGCTCCGGACGTGCCCCGGACATCGAGGCCCGCCGGCTGGCGGCGTACACGTTGGACCGGGACGCGATCGCCGCACAGCTGGACCGGGCGCCGGACGAGTCGGCCCGGGCCGCCGCGACGGCGCCGCTGGTGCTGACGGTGCCCGACCCGGACGGCGCGCTGCAACGGTTCGAGGTCGTCAACTCGCCGGTGATGCAGGACGGGCTCGCCGCCGCCCACCCGGAGATCCAGACGTACGCCGGCACCGGGCTCGACGATCCGACCGCGACGATCCGGGCCGACCTGACCCCGCTGGGCTTCCACGCCTCGGTCCGCTCCTCCAACGGTTCCTGGTACGTCGACCCGTACCACCGCGACCAGAGCGTCTACGCCAGCTACTACGCACACGACCTGGTCAACCGGCACGGTGACCTGATCGAGCGGGCCGACGTCGGGGCCGCCGCAGAACAGATCGGCGAGGAGATCGACCAGGCGCAGGCCGACGAGCCGGCCGGGCCGCTGGTCCAGCTGCGGACGTACCGCCTGGCGTTTCTGACCGACCCGTCGTACGCCACCTACTTCGGCGCGGAGAACGTGACCGCCGCGAAGGTGACCCTGATCAACCGGGTGACCCAGATCTACGAGGACGAGACCGCGATCCGGCTCGTGCTGATCAACGACACCGACAAGACCAACCTGAACACCGCCGAGCTGGCCACCGGCCCGAACGGGCCGTGCGGGTCGGCGCCGTGCTTCACCGAGGCGAACTTGACCGGCTGCTCCGGTGCCACGCTCAACCGCAACCGGATCGTCCTCGGCCAGCTCGTCGGGGCGAGCAACTTCGACGTCGGGCACATCGGTTTCGGCCTGCCCGGTGGCGGCGTCGCCGGGCTCGGCGTCGTCGGCGGCGACGGCAAGGCCCGGGGCTGCACCGGCCTGCCGAACCCGGTCGGTGACTTCTACGCCGTCGACTACGTGGCGCACGAGATCGGCCACCAGTTCGCCGGCAACCACACCTTCAACGGCACCCAGTGGAACTGCTCCGGCAGCAACCGCAGCGCCGCCAACTCGTACGAGCCGGGCAGCGGTTCGTCGATCATGGCGTACGCGGGCATCTGCCAGCAGGACAACCTGCAGCCGCACTCCGACCCGTACTGGTCGCAGCGCAGCTACCACGAGATCACCACGTTCGTGAACTCGTCGCGGCCGGCGATCAACGAGGTGCAGACGGTGTCGCTGCGCGACTTCGACACCGACGGCGACGCCTTCACGATCAGCTACGGTGGACAGTCCTCGGCGCCGATCGTGCGTGGGGTCAACTACACCACCGCCGGTATCAAGGCGGCGATCGAGGCGATCGGCGGCTGGCCGGCCGGCGCGACGGTGAGCGTCGCGGCGTTCGGTGGCCTCGGCGCGCTCAACGACACCGGTTTCCAGGTGACGTTCAACGGCGGGGCGGTGGCGCAGACCAACGTACCGGCGCTGGGGTTGACCGGTTTCGTGGGCGCGGACGGTTTCGTCGGCGAGACCGCCAAGGGCGGCCCGGTCGACAACGGCGGCTGGCAGGTCACCGAGACCACCAACCACGCCCCGGTGGTGAGCGTGCCGGCCTCGTTCACCATCCCGGTACGGACCCCGTTCGCGTTGACCGGTAGCGCCACCGACGCCGACGGCGACCCGCTGACGTACATGTGGGAGCAGAACGACCGGGGCGGGATCCTCGGTGGCAGCACCGCCGGTACCGCGTTGACCGACAACGTCAAGACCAACGGCCCGCTGTTCCGGGTCTTCGGCACGTCGGCGCTGGTCAGCCCGCAGGACACCCAGCAGTACTACTCCCCCGGGCTCAACGCTGTCGACGACGACCCGACCCGGGTCTTCCCGGACATGGCGCAGATCCTGGCCGGCAACACCAACGCCAAGACCGGTGCCTGCCCGGCCGCGCCGGAGCCGCCGGCCAGCGGCAGCGCCTCCAACCTGACCCAGACGCTGGTGGACTGCTACTCGGAGTTCCTGCCGACCGCCGACTGGGTGGGCTACAACAACGACCGGACGATGCACTTCAAGTTGACCGCCCGCGACGGCCGGGTCGGCGGCGGTGGGGTCGGTAACGCCGAGACCGCGGTCGTGCTGGCCCCGCAGGCGGGTCCGTTCCTGGTCACCTCGCAGCCGACGCCGTCGTTCTACCTGGGCGGCTCCACTCAGGAGGTCACCTGGGACGTGGCCGGCACCGACGCGGCACCGGTCAACGCCGCGCAGGTGAAGATCTCGCTGTCCACCGACGGGGCGAAGACGTTCCCGTACGTGCTGGCCGAGGCGGTGCCGAACACCGGCAGCGCCACGGTCACCCTGCCGAACATCGACACCACCACCGGTCGGATCAAGATCGAAGCGGTCGGCAACGTCTTCTTCGACCTCAACGACGCCGACATCCGGATCAGCCAGGTCCGCTCGGCCGAGCTGGCGTACACCGGGGACACGCTGGTGCACCCGGTGGCCGGCGCGGACACCGCGCAGGTCCTGCTCCGCGCGGCGGTCGGTGCCGAGGCCGGCGACGTCCGCGGCGCCCAGTTCGCCTTCACCACCGGTGACACCACGCTGTGCACCACCGAGGTGAAGCTCTGGGGCAGCGAGGTCACCGGCGGCGTGGCGAGTTGCACGGCCACCCTGCCGGTCGGCAACCATCCGGTGACCGCCACGGTCGACGGCCGTTACACCGGAGCTGTCACGGCCACGGTGACGGTCGCCCCGTCGACCGGGCTGCGGATCAGCGGCGACGGCTACCTGCGCAGCGGGTCGACCGCCGGCGCGTACCCGCTGGACCCCGAGCACCGGGTCGAGGTGAGCCTCGACGGGCGGATCACCAACGTCGGCGAGCTGGCCGGCAAGGTGCTGGTCGGCTACCGCTCCGGGGACACGCGGTACAAGTTCCAGGGCGCCGTCCTGGAGTCGTACGGCGCGACCACGGTCGCCGGCGTGCCGGCGGCGCAGCTGCGCTACCAGGTGACGCTGTTCGACCTGTCCACCCCGCAGCAGCCGGTGCCGGTGGCGACCGGGCTGACGATGCGGGTGACCGCGACCGACGCGGGCGGACCGGGCCGGCGGGACACCATCGGGATCACCGTCTGGGACGGCGACACGCTGATGTTCTCGTCGAGCTGGACCGGCACCGCCACCGAGGAGGTCAACCTGACCGCCTCCGGCGGTGACCTCGTCATCGACTGA
- a CDS encoding bifunctional NAD(P)/FAD-dependent oxidoreductase/class I SAM-dependent methyltransferase, whose translation MTDNVAGGPAYRTAVAVIGGGAAGLSAALTLARARRGVIVIDAGEPRNAPSGGVHGFLTGEGMRPADLVATGRREVERYGGIVLPGRVVAAERVDDGFAVRLADGATVAARRLLLATGVVDELPPIAGLRERWGRDVLHCPYCHGWEIRDEPVGVIGANEMALHQVQLFRQWTSDLVLFTHTGVTLTDEQAEALAARGVRVVPGEVTGVETTDDRLTGVRLADGTVVPRTAVTVASRLHVGDGIGGADGLLAQLGVPVTAHPTGMAEQVEADPTGQTPVPGIWAAGNLTNPFAQVMASAAAGAMAAAALNAELAQADTAEAVRRHRAVAAGEDDYGLPVHHGPADVAAMVSQEFWDERYGAVDRVWSGNPNPQLVTVVADLPAGTACDVGAGEGADAIWLAGQGWEVTAVDVSPVALRRAADQAAVAGDDVAKRLTWQQADLRSWDPGTARFDLVSAQFMHLPDPDRAMLHRRLAAAVRPGGTLLIVGHHPRDLDVPGIRRPRLPDLMFTAEQVAAVLDPSEWASIRAETVPRSVTGPDGDPITIHDAVLHAVRRR comes from the coding sequence ATGACTGACAACGTGGCGGGGGGACCCGCATACCGTACCGCCGTGGCGGTGATCGGCGGCGGTGCCGCCGGACTGAGCGCGGCGCTGACCCTGGCCCGCGCCCGGCGCGGGGTCATCGTGATCGACGCCGGCGAGCCCCGTAACGCGCCCTCGGGCGGCGTGCACGGATTCCTCACCGGCGAGGGCATGCGCCCGGCCGACCTGGTCGCCACCGGCCGGCGTGAGGTCGAACGGTACGGCGGCATCGTGCTGCCCGGCCGGGTCGTGGCGGCCGAACGGGTCGACGACGGATTCGCCGTCCGGCTCGCCGACGGGGCCACCGTCGCCGCCCGGCGGCTGCTGCTGGCCACCGGCGTGGTCGACGAGTTGCCGCCGATCGCCGGGCTGCGCGAGCGCTGGGGCCGGGACGTGCTGCACTGCCCGTACTGCCACGGGTGGGAGATCCGCGACGAGCCGGTCGGGGTGATCGGCGCCAACGAGATGGCGCTGCACCAGGTCCAGCTGTTCCGGCAGTGGACCTCGGACCTGGTGCTGTTCACCCACACCGGGGTCACCCTCACCGACGAGCAGGCCGAAGCGCTGGCGGCCCGGGGCGTACGGGTGGTGCCCGGTGAGGTCACCGGGGTGGAGACCACCGACGACCGGCTCACCGGGGTGCGTCTCGCCGACGGGACCGTGGTGCCCCGTACGGCGGTGACGGTGGCGTCCCGGCTGCACGTCGGCGACGGCATCGGCGGCGCCGACGGGCTGCTGGCCCAGCTCGGGGTGCCGGTGACGGCCCACCCGACGGGCATGGCCGAGCAGGTGGAGGCCGACCCGACCGGGCAGACCCCGGTGCCGGGCATCTGGGCCGCCGGCAACCTGACCAACCCGTTCGCCCAGGTCATGGCGTCGGCGGCGGCCGGGGCGATGGCGGCGGCGGCACTCAACGCCGAACTGGCGCAGGCGGACACCGCCGAAGCGGTCCGCCGGCACCGGGCGGTCGCCGCCGGCGAGGACGACTACGGCCTGCCGGTGCACCACGGGCCGGCGGACGTCGCCGCGATGGTCAGCCAGGAGTTCTGGGACGAGCGGTACGGCGCCGTCGACCGGGTGTGGAGCGGCAACCCCAATCCGCAGCTGGTCACGGTCGTGGCCGACCTGCCCGCCGGCACCGCCTGCGACGTCGGGGCCGGCGAGGGTGCCGACGCCATCTGGCTGGCCGGCCAGGGCTGGGAGGTGACCGCGGTCGACGTGTCGCCGGTGGCGCTGCGCCGGGCCGCAGACCAGGCGGCGGTGGCCGGTGACGACGTGGCGAAGCGGCTCACCTGGCAGCAGGCCGACCTGCGGAGCTGGGATCCGGGTACGGCCCGGTTCGACCTGGTCAGCGCGCAGTTCATGCACCTGCCGGATCCGGACCGGGCGATGCTGCACCGCCGGCTCGCGGCGGCGGTCCGCCCCGGCGGCACCCTGCTGATCGTCGGCCACCACCCGCGTGACCTGGACGTTCCCGGGATCCGTCGGCCACGCCTGCCGGACCTGATGTTCACCGCCGAGCAGGTCGCGGCCGTGCTGGACCCGTCGGAGTGGGCCAGTATCCGGGCCGAGACGGTGCCCCGGTCGGTCACCGGCCCGGACGGCGACCCGATCACGATCCACGACGCGGTGCTGCACGCCGTGCGCCGTAGGTGA
- the bluB gene encoding 5,6-dimethylbenzimidazole synthase: MDLYDVIHRRRDVRAEFTGAPVPDEVLHRVLAAAHAAPSVGLTQPWDFVLVRDSSVRDAFHAHVQQERRTFARSLDPAAAARFAHIKIDGVREATLSIVVTYDPQRGSPAVLGRHAIADAGLYSVCLAIQNLWLAATAEGLGVGWVSFYREPFLRDLLGVPAGVRPVAWLCVGPVSGLAEVPDLERHGWRARRPLTEALHHDRW, translated from the coding sequence ATTGATCTGTACGACGTCATTCACCGCCGCCGCGACGTGCGGGCCGAGTTCACCGGCGCGCCGGTGCCCGACGAGGTGCTGCACCGGGTCCTCGCCGCCGCGCACGCCGCGCCGAGCGTCGGGCTGACCCAGCCGTGGGACTTCGTGCTGGTCCGGGACTCGTCGGTCCGCGACGCCTTCCACGCCCATGTGCAGCAGGAACGGCGGACGTTCGCCCGGAGCCTCGACCCGGCGGCGGCGGCCCGGTTCGCGCACATCAAGATCGACGGGGTACGGGAGGCCACGCTGTCGATCGTGGTGACCTACGACCCGCAGCGGGGCAGCCCGGCGGTGCTCGGCCGGCACGCCATCGCCGACGCCGGGCTCTACTCGGTCTGCCTGGCCATCCAGAACCTCTGGCTGGCCGCCACCGCCGAAGGTCTCGGGGTCGGCTGGGTCTCGTTCTACCGGGAGCCGTTCCTGCGGGACCTGCTCGGTGTCCCGGCCGGCGTCCGGCCGGTGGCGTGGCTCTGCGTCGGGCCGGTGAGTGGGCTGGCCGAGGTGCCTGACCTGGAGCGGCACGGCTGGCGGGCGCGTCGGCCGTTGACCGAGGCCCTGCACCACGACCGCTGGTGA
- a CDS encoding N-acetyltransferase has protein sequence MLVRRERADDVAAVRAVVAAAFRRPAESGSGQGSEPDDRPPIEVGLLDELRADSGWIPALSLVAVDGPAGTDPDAPAAVASAPTDPAAAGGIVGHVVCTRGYVDDRPALGLGPLAVRPDRQRAGVGSALMHAVLAAAEARDETLVTLLGDPAYYHRFGLHPASEFGIVAPDPQWGRYFQVRPLGPTPPTPGRFRYAAPFDRL, from the coding sequence ATGCTGGTCAGACGGGAACGCGCCGACGACGTCGCGGCGGTACGGGCGGTCGTGGCGGCGGCCTTCCGCCGGCCTGCGGAGTCGGGGTCAGGGCAGGGGTCGGAGCCCGACGACCGGCCGCCGATCGAGGTCGGGCTGCTGGACGAACTCCGCGCCGACTCCGGATGGATCCCGGCGCTGTCGCTGGTCGCCGTCGACGGCCCGGCCGGCACGGACCCGGACGCACCGGCCGCCGTCGCGAGCGCCCCGACCGACCCGGCCGCTGCGGGCGGGATCGTCGGGCACGTGGTCTGCACCCGGGGGTACGTCGACGACCGGCCGGCGCTGGGCCTCGGACCGTTGGCGGTCCGCCCGGACCGGCAACGCGCCGGCGTCGGTTCGGCCCTGATGCACGCGGTGCTCGCCGCCGCCGAAGCCCGCGACGAGACCCTCGTCACGCTGCTCGGCGACCCGGCGTACTACCACCGGTTCGGGCTGCACCCGGCCAGCGAGTTCGGCATCGTCGCGCCCGATCCGCAGTGGGGACGCTACTTCCAGGTGCGGCCGCTGGGCCCGACGCCACCGACACCGGGCCGGTTCCGCTACGCCGCACCGTTCGACCGGCTCTGA